The following coding sequences are from one Salvia hispanica cultivar TCC Black 2014 chromosome 3, UniMelb_Shisp_WGS_1.0, whole genome shotgun sequence window:
- the LOC125212499 gene encoding pentatricopeptide repeat-containing protein At2g13600-like isoform X2, whose amino-acid sequence MGLSSHKYIAVKLLIMYLDSRKSNEINQMLKEFDGFNLVVHNCLITANLQWGDAANACQLFDEMPERNEVSWTSLISGLLKQGKVEEAMDYFERNPYSDVFSWTAVITGLVYNRLSFRGMVMFKTFDMMEVKDVVSWTTMLDVYVEMGDMGEARRVFDEMPERNEVTWSAMIARLSQSGDWEEAARLFEEMVRCGFKPNISCYSSVISALASLKALQGGRSIHGLVLKSGVDMNVFVGCSLIDLYCKCGSSDDGRLVFDSLPHKNVVCWNSMVSGYSSNGIISEAVEVFNRMPQRNNVSWNSLIVGHLGVEDFDKAFEVFHQMILCGEQPSKSSFSSILRACASLASLERGKYAHTKVLKLGFQCDIFIDTALLDMYAKSGEITSSLRIFDRMKNKNDVAWTAMIQGLAENGFAGESLQRFEEMGNTSSIAPNELIFLSVLFACSHCGFVEKGLAYFYSMEKVYGIRPNQRHYTCVVDMLSRAGRLREAEEFIASMPCEPEANTWSALLSGCRTYGDEELGSRVSVKLAELAEAKPGAYVLLSNSYASGGRWVDAMKTRDVMSQKGIKKSGGCSWMELRNRVHLFYSQDESHDQWREMQWILQLLNTERESYF is encoded by the exons atgggaCTCTCCTCCCACAAATACATCGCCGTTAAATTGCTGATCATGTATTTAGACTCGAGGAAATCGAATGAGATTAATCAGATGCTGAAGGAGTTTGACGGCTTCAATTTAGTTGTCCACAACTGTTTAATCACCGCAAATCTTCAATGGGGCGATGCGGCTAATGCGTGCCAATTGTTCGACGAAATGCCTGAGAGAAATGAGGTTTCTTGGACCTCACTTATTTCTGGTTTACTGAAGCAGGGGAAAGTGGAGGAGGCGATGGATTATTTTGAGAGGAACCCGTATTCGGATGTGTTTTCGTGGACTGCGGTGATTACTGGGCTTGTTTATAATAGGCTGAGTTTTCGAGGAATGGTGATGTTTAAG ACATTTGATATGATGGAAGTGAAGGATGTTGTGTCGTGGACGACGATGCTAGACGTGTACGTTGAGATGGGGGATATGGGAGAGGCTCGACGTGTGTTTGATGAGATGCCAGAGAGGAATGAGGTTACGTGGAGTGCTATGATAGCGAGATTGAGCCAGAGTGGGGACTGGGAGGAGGCGGCAAGGTTGTTCGAGGAGATGGTTCGTTGTGGCTTCAAACCAAATATCTCTTGCTATTCTAGTGTGATCAGTGCATTGGCAAGCTTAAAGGCTTTGCAAGGTGGAAGGAGCATTCATGGACTTGTGTTGAAGAGTGGTGTGGATATGAATGTTTTTGTCGGTTGCTCGCTTATCGACTTGTACTGTAAATGTGGGAGTAGTGACGATGGGCGTTTGGTGTTTGATTCACTTCCACACAAGAACGTTGTGTGTTGGAACTCGATGGTGTCTGGCTATAGTTCGAATGGCATTATTTCGGAAGCTGTGGAGGTGTTTAACCGCATGCCTCAGAGGAATAATGTGTCTTGGAACTCGTTGATTGTTGGCCATTTAGGTGTGGAGGATTTTGATAAGGCGTTTGAAGTGTTCCATCAAATGATCTTGTGTGGAGAGCAGCCGAGTAAATCCTCTTTCTCAAGTATATTGAGAGCTTGCGCGAGCTTGGCCTCGTTGGAGAGAGGAAAGTATGCACACACGAAAGTTCTTAAACTTGGCTTTCAATGTGATATCTTTATTGACACCGCGCTCCTAGACATGTACGCGAAGTCTGGAGAAATCACGAGCTCTCTGAGGATCTTTGATCGGATGAAAAACAAGAACGACGTCGCCTGGACAGCTATGATCCAAGGGCTTGCTGAGAACGGATTTGCAGGGGAATCGCTTCAACGCTTCGAAGAAATGGGAAACACCTCATCCATTGCACCAAATGAGCTCATATTTCTGTCAGTGTTGTTTGCTTGCTCTCATTGTGGTTTTGTTGAAAAAGGGCTTGCTTACTTCTACTCGATGGAGAAGGTCTACGGCATCAGGCCGAATCAGAGGCACTACACGTGCGTGGTGGACATGCTGTCACGAGCAGGGCGTCTCCGTGAGGCGGAGGAGTTCATAGCGAGCATGCCATGTGAACCTGAGGCGAACACGTGGTCTGCTCTGCTCAGCGGCTGCAGAACCTACGGGGACGAGGAGTTGGGGTCAAGGGTGTCTGTGAAGCTCGCAGAGCTTGCGGAGGCGAAACCTGGCGCATACGTCCTCCTGTCAAATAGCTATGCTTCGGGAGGGCGATGGGTCGATGCGATGAAGACGAGAGACGTGATGAGCCAGAAGGGGATCAAGAAGAGTGGGGGCTGCAGTTGGATGGAGCTGAGAAACAGAGTGCATCTGTTTTATTCACAGGATGAAAGTCATGATCAATGGAGAGAAATGCAATGGATTTTACAGTTGTTGAATACTGAAAGAGAatcatatttttga
- the LOC125212499 gene encoding pentatricopeptide repeat-containing protein At2g13600-like isoform X1, translated as MQKMFKTLFSTNARKNLKAFTRRTVSLLEICTNERLINHGHALHCQLIKMGLSSHKYIAVKLLIMYLDSRKSNEINQMLKEFDGFNLVVHNCLITANLQWGDAANACQLFDEMPERNEVSWTSLISGLLKQGKVEEAMDYFERNPYSDVFSWTAVITGLVYNRLSFRGMVMFKVMLGVSVLPNDVTFTSVVKGCVELGDFGLGMSVLGLIVKLGFEGNVCVLNSLVTFFLRLGHIEFARKTFDMMEVKDVVSWTTMLDVYVEMGDMGEARRVFDEMPERNEVTWSAMIARLSQSGDWEEAARLFEEMVRCGFKPNISCYSSVISALASLKALQGGRSIHGLVLKSGVDMNVFVGCSLIDLYCKCGSSDDGRLVFDSLPHKNVVCWNSMVSGYSSNGIISEAVEVFNRMPQRNNVSWNSLIVGHLGVEDFDKAFEVFHQMILCGEQPSKSSFSSILRACASLASLERGKYAHTKVLKLGFQCDIFIDTALLDMYAKSGEITSSLRIFDRMKNKNDVAWTAMIQGLAENGFAGESLQRFEEMGNTSSIAPNELIFLSVLFACSHCGFVEKGLAYFYSMEKVYGIRPNQRHYTCVVDMLSRAGRLREAEEFIASMPCEPEANTWSALLSGCRTYGDEELGSRVSVKLAELAEAKPGAYVLLSNSYASGGRWVDAMKTRDVMSQKGIKKSGGCSWMELRNRVHLFYSQDESHDQWREMQWILQLLNTERESYF; from the coding sequence ATGCAAAAAATGTTCAAAACTCTGTTTTCGACTAATGCAAGAAAAAACTTGAAAGCATTCACTCGAAGAACCGTTTCTCTGCTAGAAATCTGCACAAACGAGAGGCTAATCAACCACGGCCACGCCCTCCACtgccaattaattaaaatgggaCTCTCCTCCCACAAATACATCGCCGTTAAATTGCTGATCATGTATTTAGACTCGAGGAAATCGAATGAGATTAATCAGATGCTGAAGGAGTTTGACGGCTTCAATTTAGTTGTCCACAACTGTTTAATCACCGCAAATCTTCAATGGGGCGATGCGGCTAATGCGTGCCAATTGTTCGACGAAATGCCTGAGAGAAATGAGGTTTCTTGGACCTCACTTATTTCTGGTTTACTGAAGCAGGGGAAAGTGGAGGAGGCGATGGATTATTTTGAGAGGAACCCGTATTCGGATGTGTTTTCGTGGACTGCGGTGATTACTGGGCTTGTTTATAATAGGCTGAGTTTTCGAGGAATGGTGATGTTTAAGGTAATGCTTGGAGTTAGTGTTTTGCCTAATGATGTTACTTTTACTTCTGTGGTGAAGGGTTGTGTCGAATTGGGGGATTTTGGATTGGGGATGAGTGTTTTGGGGTTGATTGTGAAGCTTGGTTTTGAGGgaaatgtgtgtgtgttgaatTCTCTGGTTACCTTTTTTCTGAGGTTGGGTCACATTGAATTTGCGAGGAAGACATTTGATATGATGGAAGTGAAGGATGTTGTGTCGTGGACGACGATGCTAGACGTGTACGTTGAGATGGGGGATATGGGAGAGGCTCGACGTGTGTTTGATGAGATGCCAGAGAGGAATGAGGTTACGTGGAGTGCTATGATAGCGAGATTGAGCCAGAGTGGGGACTGGGAGGAGGCGGCAAGGTTGTTCGAGGAGATGGTTCGTTGTGGCTTCAAACCAAATATCTCTTGCTATTCTAGTGTGATCAGTGCATTGGCAAGCTTAAAGGCTTTGCAAGGTGGAAGGAGCATTCATGGACTTGTGTTGAAGAGTGGTGTGGATATGAATGTTTTTGTCGGTTGCTCGCTTATCGACTTGTACTGTAAATGTGGGAGTAGTGACGATGGGCGTTTGGTGTTTGATTCACTTCCACACAAGAACGTTGTGTGTTGGAACTCGATGGTGTCTGGCTATAGTTCGAATGGCATTATTTCGGAAGCTGTGGAGGTGTTTAACCGCATGCCTCAGAGGAATAATGTGTCTTGGAACTCGTTGATTGTTGGCCATTTAGGTGTGGAGGATTTTGATAAGGCGTTTGAAGTGTTCCATCAAATGATCTTGTGTGGAGAGCAGCCGAGTAAATCCTCTTTCTCAAGTATATTGAGAGCTTGCGCGAGCTTGGCCTCGTTGGAGAGAGGAAAGTATGCACACACGAAAGTTCTTAAACTTGGCTTTCAATGTGATATCTTTATTGACACCGCGCTCCTAGACATGTACGCGAAGTCTGGAGAAATCACGAGCTCTCTGAGGATCTTTGATCGGATGAAAAACAAGAACGACGTCGCCTGGACAGCTATGATCCAAGGGCTTGCTGAGAACGGATTTGCAGGGGAATCGCTTCAACGCTTCGAAGAAATGGGAAACACCTCATCCATTGCACCAAATGAGCTCATATTTCTGTCAGTGTTGTTTGCTTGCTCTCATTGTGGTTTTGTTGAAAAAGGGCTTGCTTACTTCTACTCGATGGAGAAGGTCTACGGCATCAGGCCGAATCAGAGGCACTACACGTGCGTGGTGGACATGCTGTCACGAGCAGGGCGTCTCCGTGAGGCGGAGGAGTTCATAGCGAGCATGCCATGTGAACCTGAGGCGAACACGTGGTCTGCTCTGCTCAGCGGCTGCAGAACCTACGGGGACGAGGAGTTGGGGTCAAGGGTGTCTGTGAAGCTCGCAGAGCTTGCGGAGGCGAAACCTGGCGCATACGTCCTCCTGTCAAATAGCTATGCTTCGGGAGGGCGATGGGTCGATGCGATGAAGACGAGAGACGTGATGAGCCAGAAGGGGATCAAGAAGAGTGGGGGCTGCAGTTGGATGGAGCTGAGAAACAGAGTGCATCTGTTTTATTCACAGGATGAAAGTCATGATCAATGGAGAGAAATGCAATGGATTTTACAGTTGTTGAATACTGAAAGAGAatcatatttttga